The Trichosurus vulpecula isolate mTriVul1 chromosome 3, mTriVul1.pri, whole genome shotgun sequence genome includes a window with the following:
- the OTOR gene encoding otoraplin, which produces MERIMKGIFFLSLLSLLATCVVHGIFMDKLATKKLCADEECVYTISLAKAQDDYNAPDCRFINIKKGQQIYVYSKLVKENEAGEFWAGSVYGEHYEEEMGIVGYFPSNLVKEQHVYQEATKEIPTTDIDFFCE; this is translated from the exons atggaaagaatcatgaaggggatattttttctctctcttttgagtCTTCTAGCAACTTGTGTTGTGCATGGAATTTTTATGGACAAACTTGCTACCAAGAAGCTCTGTGCTGATGAAGAGTGTGTCT atacaATTTCCCTTGCTAAAGCTCAAGATGATTATAATGCCCCTGACTGTAGGTTCATTAACATTAAAAAGGGGCAGCAGATCTATGTTTATTCAAAACTAgtgaaggaaaatgaagctgGAGAATTTTGGGCTGGAAGT GTATATGGTGAGCATTATGAGGAAGAAATGGGAATCGTAGGGTATTTTCCCAGCAATTTGGTCAAAGAGCAACATGTCTACCAAGAGGCAACCAAAGAAATTCCTACAACG GACATTGACTTCTTCTGCGAGTAG